GATAGAAGGGGCCGACGGTTCCGGGCGCACCACCCAGATCAACCTTTTAAGCGACTGGCTGGAGCGGCTGGGCTACGCCACCGCCCGGGTGGGCCTCAAAAGATCAAAATTAGTGGGGGCCGAACTGGAGGAGGCCATGCAGGGCAACACCCTCAGCCCCATCACCCTTTCGCTTTTTTACGCCACCGACTTCGCCGACCAGCTGGAGAAGACCATCATCCCGGCCTTGAAGTCGGATTTCATAGTGCTGGCCGACCGCTACATCTACACCCTGATGGCCCGGGACATCGCTCGGGGGGTGGACCCGGCCTGGGTACGCGAGGTCTACGGCATAGCCATAGTCCCGGACGCGGTCTTTTACCTGAAAGCCGGCCCGGAGCTTTTAGCCGAAAGGAATTTCAAGAACAAGGGCGGGCTGGACTACTGGGAATCCGGCATGGACATCCAGCGCACCGGTGACCGCTATGAGTGTTTCATAAAATACCACAAGAAGATCCAAAGCATTTTCGGGGAGATGCAGGGGCTGTATGGGTTCGAGTCCATCAACGCCGGAAGGGCGCCGAACACCATCTCCCAGGACCTGATTTCCAAGGTCAGGTTCATATTAAGCCCGCTGGAAATGAACGGCCAGGAGCAGCCCTGATATTGCAAGATCAATGCAGTAGTACCTTTACCACGGAACCACGGAATACAAGAAAGAATTTCACCCAAAGCGGAATAATTCATGGATATGATTCCGTGTTTTATCACTTCCGTGTTTCAGTGGTTAGCTTAGAAGGGGTTTCATCATGGAACTTTATATCTTACGACACGGATTGGCCGGGGAATCCGGCGACCCCCGCTATCCCGACGACAGCCAAAGGCCGCTGACCGCCGAAGGCAAGCGCAAGATGCATCAGGCGGCGCTGGGCATCAAGGCCATGGGGATCACTTTTGATTTGGTCTTTACCAGTCCATACTTGCGGGCCAGACAGACGGCCGAGATAGTCTGCAAGCAGTTGGATTGTGCGGGTGGCCTGCAGATTACCGAAAACCTGGAACCCGGCCGGGATCCCCGGCGGCTGATATCGGAAATCAATGAACATAA
This sequence is a window from candidate division TA06 bacterium. Protein-coding genes within it:
- a CDS encoding thymidylate kinase: MENIALIPKRFYGRGLPQVDPDQLNGKLIVIEGADGSGRTTQINLLSDWLERLGYATARVGLKRSKLVGAELEEAMQGNTLSPITLSLFYATDFADQLEKTIIPALKSDFIVLADRYIYTLMARDIARGVDPAWVREVYGIAIVPDAVFYLKAGPELLAERNFKNKGGLDYWESGMDIQRTGDRYECFIKYHKKIQSIFGEMQGLYGFESINAGRAPNTISQDLISKVRFILSPLEMNGQEQP
- the sixA gene encoding phosphohistidine phosphatase SixA encodes the protein MELYILRHGLAGESGDPRYPDDSQRPLTAEGKRKMHQAALGIKAMGITFDLVFTSPYLRARQTAEIVCKQLDCAGGLQITENLEPGRDPRRLISEINEHNLKNKSVLITGHEPFLSGLVSFLISGSHSPQIELKKGALCKLEVNDLKYSRCAALLWLLTSKQLGMMSRP